The Methylomusa anaerophila genome has a segment encoding these proteins:
- a CDS encoding DNA adenine methylase, whose product MNSIISWVGGKKALRDLIYQRMPKEYGRYVEVFGGGGWVLFGRPLNAVMEVYNDYNSDLTNLFRCVRDQPMAFLTELGFLPLNGRDEFMVLKRYLEKEEFTSEFMLKELELAQRQLTPIQFEEIKTILIEKAQMNDIKRAAAFFKLIRYSYGSGCTSYGCQPFDIRKTFHLLWQGSRRLKDTVIENKDFEDVIKQYDRENAFIYCDPPYYLTEGHYAVEFLKEDHYRLRDALAGCQGKCLVSYNDCEFIRELYQDFQIESVSRLNNLAQRYDNGSEYAEVLISNYDTGERLRDMPTQLGLFDLAGFYGME is encoded by the coding sequence ATGAACAGCATCATCAGCTGGGTGGGCGGCAAGAAAGCATTGCGGGATCTCATTTACCAAAGGATGCCTAAGGAATACGGGCGGTATGTCGAAGTCTTCGGCGGCGGAGGCTGGGTGCTGTTTGGGCGTCCCCTGAACGCGGTCATGGAGGTGTACAACGATTATAATTCCGACCTGACGAATCTGTTCCGCTGTGTCCGTGACCAGCCGATGGCGTTCCTGACGGAACTGGGATTCCTTCCATTAAACGGCCGCGACGAGTTTATGGTCCTAAAACGATATCTGGAGAAGGAGGAATTCACCAGCGAATTTATGCTGAAGGAACTGGAGCTGGCTCAGCGGCAGCTGACTCCGATCCAGTTCGAGGAAATCAAAACCATCCTCATTGAGAAGGCACAGATGAATGACATCAAACGCGCCGCTGCCTTCTTTAAGCTCATACGCTACAGTTACGGAAGCGGCTGTACCAGCTACGGCTGCCAGCCCTTCGATATCCGTAAGACCTTTCATCTGCTCTGGCAGGGCAGCCGAAGATTAAAGGATACCGTCATCGAGAATAAGGACTTCGAGGATGTAATCAAGCAATACGACCGGGAGAACGCCTTTATCTACTGCGACCCGCCGTACTATTTGACAGAAGGTCACTATGCGGTGGAATTTCTCAAGGAGGATCACTACCGTCTGCGGGATGCGCTGGCAGGTTGTCAGGGCAAGTGTCTGGTAAGCTACAACGACTGTGAATTCATACGGGAGCTATATCAGGACTTCCAGATTGAATCGGTCAGCCGCCTGAACAATCTGGCCCAGCGTTATGATAACGGCAGCGAGTATGCCGAAGTCCTGATCTCCAACTACGACACCGGCGAACGGCTGCGGGATATGCCGACCCAGCTGGGGCTCTTCGACCTTGCCGGATTTTATGGCATGGAATAA
- a CDS encoding antirestriction protein ArdA: protein MQKEKVMIVTLMRSDLYDAPGYVGAYLNLPASRDEIQDAMDRARIRDGLPYQIVECFNMQGEELNFIQEKPSLDKLNFLAHRISDLPTHDLLAFNGCVAMGDERPDMKALINLTYSLEDVHVVPVNNDRELGKFYVDNDFIDAVNHIPPEYQKELLELLDYEKIGYEQRKAEGGIFKNGYYVVHGSGVMNQIYDGAHLPDLPEEAPYIFKLQLAEADFNMEDKEPDKTVPLLLPAGDKKILAALEQLGAVSLEECVFTHCSSPIPMLEQAFSFSEDIDKMNLLAERIRELENAGELPKFKAALEISDCSDIDQALDLTRNLDCYDFNPDLSSPEEYARQEFLLRYHIPESDPDLKLLHFSRCDSKWMQEAKAITTPYGIIRRNNQEMTLDFSIKQTGQQMR from the coding sequence ATGCAGAAAGAAAAAGTGATGATCGTTACACTCATGCGGTCGGACTTATATGACGCGCCGGGATATGTCGGTGCTTACCTAAACCTTCCCGCCAGCCGGGACGAGATACAGGACGCAATGGATCGCGCCCGGATCAGGGACGGTCTGCCATATCAAATTGTCGAGTGCTTTAATATGCAGGGCGAGGAACTGAACTTCATTCAGGAGAAGCCTTCCCTCGACAAACTAAATTTTTTGGCACACCGCATCAGCGATCTGCCCACGCATGACCTGCTGGCTTTCAACGGGTGTGTGGCGATGGGCGATGAACGGCCGGACATGAAAGCACTCATTAATCTAACTTATAGTCTGGAGGATGTCCATGTGGTTCCCGTGAACAATGATCGGGAGCTCGGAAAATTCTATGTGGACAACGACTTCATCGACGCGGTCAATCATATACCGCCGGAGTATCAGAAGGAACTGCTGGAGCTGCTGGACTATGAGAAAATCGGTTATGAGCAGCGGAAAGCGGAAGGCGGTATATTCAAGAATGGTTATTATGTAGTGCATGGCTCCGGTGTTATGAACCAAATCTATGACGGCGCTCACCTTCCCGATCTCCCGGAGGAAGCACCATATATTTTCAAACTCCAGCTAGCCGAGGCGGATTTTAATATGGAAGATAAGGAACCGGATAAGACTGTGCCGCTTCTCCTGCCGGCTGGAGATAAGAAAATCCTCGCGGCACTGGAGCAGCTGGGTGCGGTATCACTGGAGGAATGTGTGTTTACCCATTGCTCCAGTCCCATTCCGATGCTGGAGCAGGCTTTCTCTTTCAGTGAGGACATTGATAAAATGAATCTCCTTGCCGAACGTATCCGAGAACTGGAGAACGCCGGAGAGCTTCCGAAATTCAAAGCTGCCCTGGAAATCAGCGATTGCTCGGACATCGACCAGGCGTTGGACTTGACCAGAAACCTGGACTGCTATGATTTTAATCCTGACCTATCCTCACCAGAAGAATATGCAAGGCAGGAATTCCTCCTACGCTATCACATTCCGGAAAGCGATCCCGACTTGAAGCTGCTCCACTTTTCACGCTGCGATTCCAAATGGATGCAGGAAGCAAAAGCCATCACTACTCCCTATGGCATCATCCGCCGCAACAACCAGGAAATGACCCTGGACTTTTCCATCAAGCAAACCGGCCAACAGATGCGTTGA
- a CDS encoding division/cell wall cluster transcriptional repressor MraZ — MKAKPIYKIMDGKGRVLIPKELRTASGMDYGDIVKVGVSQGTVSVKKVDLIEVGDMSPEAVEAYVHAAIREMPEEKQISIAAKLLELVEQRKGQRHE; from the coding sequence ATGAAAGCAAAACCGATTTACAAGATCATGGACGGCAAAGGCCGCGTCCTCATCCCCAAGGAGCTCCGCACAGCCTCCGGCATGGACTACGGCGATATCGTCAAGGTCGGCGTCAGCCAGGGAACCGTCAGCGTGAAGAAGGTCGATCTCATTGAGGTGGGCGACATGTCGCCGGAGGCAGTGGAAGCTTATGTCCATGCCGCCATCCGGGAGATGCCGGAGGAAAAGCAGATTTCCATTGCCGCAAAGCTCCTGGAACTCGTTGAGCAGAGGAAGGGACAACGACATGAGTGA